The Mustela erminea isolate mMusErm1 chromosome 18, mMusErm1.Pri, whole genome shotgun sequence genome has a window encoding:
- the FTSJ3 gene encoding pre-rRNA 2'-O-ribose RNA methyltransferase FTSJ3 isoform X1 — MGKKGKVGKSRRDKFYHLAKETGYRSRSAFKLIQLNRRFQFLQKARALLDLCAAPGGWLQVAAKFMPVSSLIVGVDLVPIKPLPNVVTLQEDITTERCRQALRKELKTWKVDVVLNDGAPNVGSSWVHDAYSQAHLTLMALRLACDFLARGGCFITKVFRSRDYQPLLWIFQQLFRRVQATKPQASRHESAEIFVVCQGFLAPDKVDSKFFDPKFAFKEVEVQAKTVTELVTKKKPKAEGYAEGDLTLYHRTSVTDFLRAANPVDFLSKASEISLDDEELAQHPATTEDIQACCQDIKVLGRKELRSLLNWRTKLRRYMAKKLKEQAKALDISLSSGEEEEEEGEEESKAGTGQQLSKEDEEEEQLNRTLAEMKAQEVADLKRKKKKLLREQRKQRERVELKMDLPGVSIADEGETGMFSLRTIRGHQLLEAVTQGDMSAADTFLSDLPRDDIYVSDVEDDDDDASLESDLDPEELAGVGGSQHLKDQKRYVGGCASRGLDALGMSPEAELGIGVARGSWRAGPPAPTHCPWVYSVRFAEVEDDNKEEEEENPLLIPLEEKTVAQEEQASLWFSKVGRGLGTRTDQEFAGDRWLSLPLSQDGFSGIEDDADAALEIRQAQLLSESRREARRQEPPPPPSLKTEKKPPQHRDEDSKGPEALAAAKTAPGPGEEGDGSSDSDSDSSSDEESWEPKRGKKRSCRPKSDDDGFEIVPIEDPAKHRVLDPEGLALGALIASSKKAKRDLIDDSFSRYAFNEEEGELPEWFVQEEKQHRLRQLPVDKEEVEHYRRRWREINARPIKKVAEAKARKKRRMLKKLEQTKKKAEAVVNTVDISEREKVAQLRSLYKKAGLGKEKRQVTYVVAKKGVGRKVRRPAGVRGHFKVVDSRMKKDQRAQQRKEQKKKHRRK, encoded by the exons ATGGGCAAGAAGGGCAAGGTCGGGAAGAGCCGGCGGGACAAGTTCTATCACCTGGCGAAGGAGACCG GTTACCGCTCCCGTTCCGCTTTCAAGCTGATCCAGTTGAATCGCCGCTTTCAGTTCCTGCAGAAAGCTCGAGCCTTGCTGGACCTGTGTGCTGCGCCAGGGGGATG GTTGCAGGTGGCTGCTAAGTTTATGCCTGTATCCAGCCTTATTGTAG GAGTGGACCTGGTTCCAATCAAGCCTCTTCCCAATGTGGTGACACTCCAGGAGGACATCACGACAGAACGCTGTAGACAG gcCCTGAGAAAGGAACTGAAGACCTGGAAAGTTGATGTTGTGCTCAATGATGGGGCCCCCAACGTTGGGTCTAGCTGGGTCCATGATGCTTACTCACAAG CCCATTTGACACTGATGGCTCTGCGTTTGGCTTGTGATTTTCTGGCCCGTGGAGGATGCTTTATCACAAAGGTTTTTCGTTCCCGTGACTATCAGCCTCTACTGTGGATCTTTCAGCAACTCTTCCGCCGTGTCCAGGCCACTAAGCCCCAAGCCTCTCGACACGAATCTGCAGAGATCTTTGTTGTTTGCCAAG GATTCCTGGCTCCTGACAAGGTTGACAGTAAATTCTTTGACCCCAAGTTTGCCTTCAAGGAGGTCGAAGTTCAGGCCAAGACTGTTACTGAGCTGGTGACTAAGAAGAAGCCAAAG GCTGAGGGTTACGCTGAGGGCGATCTCACACTCTACCACCGTACTTCAGTCACTGACTTCCTCCGAGCTGCCAACCCGGTTGACTTCCTCTCGAAAGCCAGCGAA ATCTCACTGGATGATGAAGAGTTGGCCCAGCATCCAGCTACCACTGAGGACATCCAGGCGTGCTGTCAGGATATCAAAGTGCTGGGGCGCAAGGAGCTCAG GTCCCTCCTGAACTGGAGAACAAAGCTCCGGCGATACATGGCTAAGAAGCTGAAGGAGCAAGCGAAGGCCCTGGACATCAG CCTCAGTtcgggagaggaagaggaggaagagggtgaggaGGAGTCTAAGGCTGGAACTGGGCAGCAGCTCTCTAAGGAGGACGAAGAGGAGGAACAATTAAACCGGACCCTGGCGGAGATGAAGGCGCAGGAGGTGGCCGACTTAAAGAG gaagaagaagaagctgctGCGTGAGCAGAGGAAACAGCGGGAGCGTGTGGAGCTGAAGATGGATCTTCCCGGGGTTTCTATTGCAGATGAGGGGGAGACTGGCATGTTCTCCCTGCGCACCATCCGGGGTCACCAG CTGTTGGAGGCGGTCACCCAAGGGGATATGAGCGCTGCAGACACGTTTCTGTCCGATCTGCCAAGAGATGACATCTACGTGTCCGATGTTGAGGACGACGACGACGATGCATCTCTAGAGAGTGACCTGGATCCAGAGGAGCTGGCTGGAGTTGGAGGATCTCAGCATCTAAAGGACCAGAAGCGGTACGTGGGGGGCTGTGCAAGCAGAGGCCTTGACGCCCTCGGCATGAGCCCTGAAGCAGAGCTGGGCATAGGGGTCGCCAGAGGGAGTTGGAGAGCAGGTCCCCCAGCCCCTACCCACTGTCCTTGGGTCTACAGTGTACGATTTGCTGAAGTAGAAGATGATaacaaagaagaggaggaagagaatccACTGCTGATACCGCTGGAGGAAAAGACGGTAGCGCAGGAAGAACAGGCCAGTCTGTGGTTCTCTAAGGTAGGAAGGGGCTTGGGGACCCGGACAGACCAGGAATTCGCAGGAGACCGGTGGCTGAGCCTTCCCCTCTCCCAGGACGGCTTCAGTGGGATCGAGGACGATGCCGACGCGGCGCTGGAGATCCGGCAGGCCCAGCTCCTGTCTGAGAGCCGTCGGGAGGCACGACGGCAGGAGCCCCCCCCGCCTCCCAGTCTGAAGACTGAGAAGAAACCTCCCCAGCACCGGGACGAAGACTCCAAGGGGCCAGAGGCTCTAGCAGCAGCCAAGACGGCCCCTGGGCCCGGCGAGGAAGGGGACGGCAGCTCGGACAGCGACAGCGACAGCAGCAGCGACGAAGAAAG TTGGGAACCCAAGCGCGGGAAGAAGCGAAGCTGCAGGCCTAAGTCCGATGACGACGGGTTTGAGATTGTGCCTATCGAGGACCCAG CGAAACATCGGGTACTAGATCCTGAAGGCCTGGCCCTAGGTGCTCTCATTGCCTCTTCCAAAAAGGCCAAGCGGGATCTCATAGATGACTCCTTCAGCAG GTACGCATTTaatgaggaggagggggagcttCCTGAGTGGTTTGTGCAAGAGGAGAAGCAGCACAGGCTCCGGCAGCTGCCTGTTGACAAGGAGGAGGTGGAACACTACCGCAGACGCTGGCGGGAGATCAACGCGCGGCCCATCAAGAAAGTAGCTGAGGCGAAGGCCAGAAAGAAACGCAGG atgcTTAAGAAGCTggagcaaaccaagaaaaaggcagaggctgtggTGAACACCGTGGACATCTCAGAACGCGAGAAAGTAGCTCAGCTTCGGAG TCTCTACAAGAAGGCCGGGCTCGGCAAGGAGAAACGCCAAGTCACCTACGTGGTAGCCAAAAAGGGCGTGGGCCGCAAAGTGCGCCGGCCAGCCGGGGTCCGAGGCCACTTCAAGGTGGTGGACTCAAGGATGAAGAAGGACCAAagagcacagcaaaggaaagagcagaagaaaaaacacagacGGAAGTGA
- the FTSJ3 gene encoding pre-rRNA 2'-O-ribose RNA methyltransferase FTSJ3 isoform X3: MGKKGKVGKSRRDKFYHLAKETGYRSRSAFKLIQLNRRFQFLQKARALLDLCAAPGGWLQVAAKFMPVSSLIVGVDLVPIKPLPNVVTLQEDITTERCRQALRKELKTWKVDVVLNDGAPNVGSSWVHDAYSQAHLTLMALRLACDFLARGGCFITKVFRSRDYQPLLWIFQQLFRRVQATKPQASRHESAEIFVVCQGFLAPDKVDSKFFDPKFAFKEVEVQAKTVTELVTKKKPKAEGYAEGDLTLYHRTSVTDFLRAANPVDFLSKASEISLDDEELAQHPATTEDIQACCQDIKVLGRKELRSLLNWRTKLRRYMAKKLKEQAKALDISLSSGEEEEEEGEEESKAGTGQQLSKEDEEEEQLNRTLAEMKAQEVADLKRKKKKLLREQRKQRERVELKMDLPGVSIADEGETGMFSLRTIRGHQLLEAVTQGDMSAADTFLSDLPRDDIYVSDVEDDDDDASLESDLDPEELAGVGGSQHLKDQKRVRFAEVEDDNKEEEEENPLLIPLEEKTVAQEEQASLWFSKVGRGLGTRTDQEFAGDRWLSLPLSQDGFSGIEDDADAALEIRQAQLLSESRREARRQEPPPPPSLKTEKKPPQHRDEDSKGPEALAAAKTAPGPGEEGDGSSDSDSDSSSDEESWEPKRGKKRSCRPKSDDDGFEIVPIEDPAKHRVLDPEGLALGALIASSKKAKRDLIDDSFSRYAFNEEEGELPEWFVQEEKQHRLRQLPVDKEEVEHYRRRWREINARPIKKVAEAKARKKRRMLKKLEQTKKKAEAVVNTVDISEREKVAQLRSLYKKAGLGKEKRQVTYVVAKKGVGRKVRRPAGVRGHFKVVDSRMKKDQRAQQRKEQKKKHRRK; the protein is encoded by the exons ATGGGCAAGAAGGGCAAGGTCGGGAAGAGCCGGCGGGACAAGTTCTATCACCTGGCGAAGGAGACCG GTTACCGCTCCCGTTCCGCTTTCAAGCTGATCCAGTTGAATCGCCGCTTTCAGTTCCTGCAGAAAGCTCGAGCCTTGCTGGACCTGTGTGCTGCGCCAGGGGGATG GTTGCAGGTGGCTGCTAAGTTTATGCCTGTATCCAGCCTTATTGTAG GAGTGGACCTGGTTCCAATCAAGCCTCTTCCCAATGTGGTGACACTCCAGGAGGACATCACGACAGAACGCTGTAGACAG gcCCTGAGAAAGGAACTGAAGACCTGGAAAGTTGATGTTGTGCTCAATGATGGGGCCCCCAACGTTGGGTCTAGCTGGGTCCATGATGCTTACTCACAAG CCCATTTGACACTGATGGCTCTGCGTTTGGCTTGTGATTTTCTGGCCCGTGGAGGATGCTTTATCACAAAGGTTTTTCGTTCCCGTGACTATCAGCCTCTACTGTGGATCTTTCAGCAACTCTTCCGCCGTGTCCAGGCCACTAAGCCCCAAGCCTCTCGACACGAATCTGCAGAGATCTTTGTTGTTTGCCAAG GATTCCTGGCTCCTGACAAGGTTGACAGTAAATTCTTTGACCCCAAGTTTGCCTTCAAGGAGGTCGAAGTTCAGGCCAAGACTGTTACTGAGCTGGTGACTAAGAAGAAGCCAAAG GCTGAGGGTTACGCTGAGGGCGATCTCACACTCTACCACCGTACTTCAGTCACTGACTTCCTCCGAGCTGCCAACCCGGTTGACTTCCTCTCGAAAGCCAGCGAA ATCTCACTGGATGATGAAGAGTTGGCCCAGCATCCAGCTACCACTGAGGACATCCAGGCGTGCTGTCAGGATATCAAAGTGCTGGGGCGCAAGGAGCTCAG GTCCCTCCTGAACTGGAGAACAAAGCTCCGGCGATACATGGCTAAGAAGCTGAAGGAGCAAGCGAAGGCCCTGGACATCAG CCTCAGTtcgggagaggaagaggaggaagagggtgaggaGGAGTCTAAGGCTGGAACTGGGCAGCAGCTCTCTAAGGAGGACGAAGAGGAGGAACAATTAAACCGGACCCTGGCGGAGATGAAGGCGCAGGAGGTGGCCGACTTAAAGAG gaagaagaagaagctgctGCGTGAGCAGAGGAAACAGCGGGAGCGTGTGGAGCTGAAGATGGATCTTCCCGGGGTTTCTATTGCAGATGAGGGGGAGACTGGCATGTTCTCCCTGCGCACCATCCGGGGTCACCAG CTGTTGGAGGCGGTCACCCAAGGGGATATGAGCGCTGCAGACACGTTTCTGTCCGATCTGCCAAGAGATGACATCTACGTGTCCGATGTTGAGGACGACGACGACGATGCATCTCTAGAGAGTGACCTGGATCCAGAGGAGCTGGCTGGAGTTGGAGGATCTCAGCATCTAAAGGACCAGAAGCG TGTACGATTTGCTGAAGTAGAAGATGATaacaaagaagaggaggaagagaatccACTGCTGATACCGCTGGAGGAAAAGACGGTAGCGCAGGAAGAACAGGCCAGTCTGTGGTTCTCTAAGGTAGGAAGGGGCTTGGGGACCCGGACAGACCAGGAATTCGCAGGAGACCGGTGGCTGAGCCTTCCCCTCTCCCAGGACGGCTTCAGTGGGATCGAGGACGATGCCGACGCGGCGCTGGAGATCCGGCAGGCCCAGCTCCTGTCTGAGAGCCGTCGGGAGGCACGACGGCAGGAGCCCCCCCCGCCTCCCAGTCTGAAGACTGAGAAGAAACCTCCCCAGCACCGGGACGAAGACTCCAAGGGGCCAGAGGCTCTAGCAGCAGCCAAGACGGCCCCTGGGCCCGGCGAGGAAGGGGACGGCAGCTCGGACAGCGACAGCGACAGCAGCAGCGACGAAGAAAG TTGGGAACCCAAGCGCGGGAAGAAGCGAAGCTGCAGGCCTAAGTCCGATGACGACGGGTTTGAGATTGTGCCTATCGAGGACCCAG CGAAACATCGGGTACTAGATCCTGAAGGCCTGGCCCTAGGTGCTCTCATTGCCTCTTCCAAAAAGGCCAAGCGGGATCTCATAGATGACTCCTTCAGCAG GTACGCATTTaatgaggaggagggggagcttCCTGAGTGGTTTGTGCAAGAGGAGAAGCAGCACAGGCTCCGGCAGCTGCCTGTTGACAAGGAGGAGGTGGAACACTACCGCAGACGCTGGCGGGAGATCAACGCGCGGCCCATCAAGAAAGTAGCTGAGGCGAAGGCCAGAAAGAAACGCAGG atgcTTAAGAAGCTggagcaaaccaagaaaaaggcagaggctgtggTGAACACCGTGGACATCTCAGAACGCGAGAAAGTAGCTCAGCTTCGGAG TCTCTACAAGAAGGCCGGGCTCGGCAAGGAGAAACGCCAAGTCACCTACGTGGTAGCCAAAAAGGGCGTGGGCCGCAAAGTGCGCCGGCCAGCCGGGGTCCGAGGCCACTTCAAGGTGGTGGACTCAAGGATGAAGAAGGACCAAagagcacagcaaaggaaagagcagaagaaaaaacacagacGGAAGTGA
- the FTSJ3 gene encoding pre-rRNA 2'-O-ribose RNA methyltransferase FTSJ3 isoform X2, whose protein sequence is MGKKGKVGKSRRDKFYHLAKETGYRSRSAFKLIQLNRRFQFLQKARALLDLCAAPGGWLQVAAKFMPVSSLIVGVDLVPIKPLPNVVTLQEDITTERCRQALRKELKTWKVDVVLNDGAPNVGSSWVHDAYSQAHLTLMALRLACDFLARGGCFITKVFRSRDYQPLLWIFQQLFRRVQATKPQASRHESAEIFVVCQGFLAPDKVDSKFFDPKFAFKEVEVQAKTVTELVTKKKPKAEGYAEGDLTLYHRTSVTDFLRAANPVDFLSKASEISLDDEELAQHPATTEDIQACCQDIKVLGRKELRSLLNWRTKLRRYMAKKLKEQAKALDISLSSGEEEEEEGEEESKAGTGQQLSKEDEEEEQLNRTLAEMKAQEVADLKRKKKKLLREQRKQRERVELKMDLPGVSIADEGETGMFSLRTIRGHQLLEAVTQGDMSAADTFLSDLPRDDIYVSDVEDDDDDASLESDLDPEELAGVGGSQHLKDQKRYVGGCASRGLDALGMSPEAELGIGVARGSWRAGPPAPTHCPWVYSVRFAEVEDDNKEEEEENPLLIPLEEKTVAQEEQASLWFSKDGFSGIEDDADAALEIRQAQLLSESRREARRQEPPPPPSLKTEKKPPQHRDEDSKGPEALAAAKTAPGPGEEGDGSSDSDSDSSSDEESWEPKRGKKRSCRPKSDDDGFEIVPIEDPAKHRVLDPEGLALGALIASSKKAKRDLIDDSFSRYAFNEEEGELPEWFVQEEKQHRLRQLPVDKEEVEHYRRRWREINARPIKKVAEAKARKKRRMLKKLEQTKKKAEAVVNTVDISEREKVAQLRSLYKKAGLGKEKRQVTYVVAKKGVGRKVRRPAGVRGHFKVVDSRMKKDQRAQQRKEQKKKHRRK, encoded by the exons ATGGGCAAGAAGGGCAAGGTCGGGAAGAGCCGGCGGGACAAGTTCTATCACCTGGCGAAGGAGACCG GTTACCGCTCCCGTTCCGCTTTCAAGCTGATCCAGTTGAATCGCCGCTTTCAGTTCCTGCAGAAAGCTCGAGCCTTGCTGGACCTGTGTGCTGCGCCAGGGGGATG GTTGCAGGTGGCTGCTAAGTTTATGCCTGTATCCAGCCTTATTGTAG GAGTGGACCTGGTTCCAATCAAGCCTCTTCCCAATGTGGTGACACTCCAGGAGGACATCACGACAGAACGCTGTAGACAG gcCCTGAGAAAGGAACTGAAGACCTGGAAAGTTGATGTTGTGCTCAATGATGGGGCCCCCAACGTTGGGTCTAGCTGGGTCCATGATGCTTACTCACAAG CCCATTTGACACTGATGGCTCTGCGTTTGGCTTGTGATTTTCTGGCCCGTGGAGGATGCTTTATCACAAAGGTTTTTCGTTCCCGTGACTATCAGCCTCTACTGTGGATCTTTCAGCAACTCTTCCGCCGTGTCCAGGCCACTAAGCCCCAAGCCTCTCGACACGAATCTGCAGAGATCTTTGTTGTTTGCCAAG GATTCCTGGCTCCTGACAAGGTTGACAGTAAATTCTTTGACCCCAAGTTTGCCTTCAAGGAGGTCGAAGTTCAGGCCAAGACTGTTACTGAGCTGGTGACTAAGAAGAAGCCAAAG GCTGAGGGTTACGCTGAGGGCGATCTCACACTCTACCACCGTACTTCAGTCACTGACTTCCTCCGAGCTGCCAACCCGGTTGACTTCCTCTCGAAAGCCAGCGAA ATCTCACTGGATGATGAAGAGTTGGCCCAGCATCCAGCTACCACTGAGGACATCCAGGCGTGCTGTCAGGATATCAAAGTGCTGGGGCGCAAGGAGCTCAG GTCCCTCCTGAACTGGAGAACAAAGCTCCGGCGATACATGGCTAAGAAGCTGAAGGAGCAAGCGAAGGCCCTGGACATCAG CCTCAGTtcgggagaggaagaggaggaagagggtgaggaGGAGTCTAAGGCTGGAACTGGGCAGCAGCTCTCTAAGGAGGACGAAGAGGAGGAACAATTAAACCGGACCCTGGCGGAGATGAAGGCGCAGGAGGTGGCCGACTTAAAGAG gaagaagaagaagctgctGCGTGAGCAGAGGAAACAGCGGGAGCGTGTGGAGCTGAAGATGGATCTTCCCGGGGTTTCTATTGCAGATGAGGGGGAGACTGGCATGTTCTCCCTGCGCACCATCCGGGGTCACCAG CTGTTGGAGGCGGTCACCCAAGGGGATATGAGCGCTGCAGACACGTTTCTGTCCGATCTGCCAAGAGATGACATCTACGTGTCCGATGTTGAGGACGACGACGACGATGCATCTCTAGAGAGTGACCTGGATCCAGAGGAGCTGGCTGGAGTTGGAGGATCTCAGCATCTAAAGGACCAGAAGCGGTACGTGGGGGGCTGTGCAAGCAGAGGCCTTGACGCCCTCGGCATGAGCCCTGAAGCAGAGCTGGGCATAGGGGTCGCCAGAGGGAGTTGGAGAGCAGGTCCCCCAGCCCCTACCCACTGTCCTTGGGTCTACAGTGTACGATTTGCTGAAGTAGAAGATGATaacaaagaagaggaggaagagaatccACTGCTGATACCGCTGGAGGAAAAGACGGTAGCGCAGGAAGAACAGGCCAGTCTGTGGTTCTCTAAG GACGGCTTCAGTGGGATCGAGGACGATGCCGACGCGGCGCTGGAGATCCGGCAGGCCCAGCTCCTGTCTGAGAGCCGTCGGGAGGCACGACGGCAGGAGCCCCCCCCGCCTCCCAGTCTGAAGACTGAGAAGAAACCTCCCCAGCACCGGGACGAAGACTCCAAGGGGCCAGAGGCTCTAGCAGCAGCCAAGACGGCCCCTGGGCCCGGCGAGGAAGGGGACGGCAGCTCGGACAGCGACAGCGACAGCAGCAGCGACGAAGAAAG TTGGGAACCCAAGCGCGGGAAGAAGCGAAGCTGCAGGCCTAAGTCCGATGACGACGGGTTTGAGATTGTGCCTATCGAGGACCCAG CGAAACATCGGGTACTAGATCCTGAAGGCCTGGCCCTAGGTGCTCTCATTGCCTCTTCCAAAAAGGCCAAGCGGGATCTCATAGATGACTCCTTCAGCAG GTACGCATTTaatgaggaggagggggagcttCCTGAGTGGTTTGTGCAAGAGGAGAAGCAGCACAGGCTCCGGCAGCTGCCTGTTGACAAGGAGGAGGTGGAACACTACCGCAGACGCTGGCGGGAGATCAACGCGCGGCCCATCAAGAAAGTAGCTGAGGCGAAGGCCAGAAAGAAACGCAGG atgcTTAAGAAGCTggagcaaaccaagaaaaaggcagaggctgtggTGAACACCGTGGACATCTCAGAACGCGAGAAAGTAGCTCAGCTTCGGAG TCTCTACAAGAAGGCCGGGCTCGGCAAGGAGAAACGCCAAGTCACCTACGTGGTAGCCAAAAAGGGCGTGGGCCGCAAAGTGCGCCGGCCAGCCGGGGTCCGAGGCCACTTCAAGGTGGTGGACTCAAGGATGAAGAAGGACCAAagagcacagcaaaggaaagagcagaagaaaaaacacagacGGAAGTGA
- the FTSJ3 gene encoding pre-rRNA 2'-O-ribose RNA methyltransferase FTSJ3 isoform X4, translated as MGKKGKVGKSRRDKFYHLAKETGYRSRSAFKLIQLNRRFQFLQKARALLDLCAAPGGWLQVAAKFMPVSSLIVGVDLVPIKPLPNVVTLQEDITTERCRQALRKELKTWKVDVVLNDGAPNVGSSWVHDAYSQAHLTLMALRLACDFLARGGCFITKVFRSRDYQPLLWIFQQLFRRVQATKPQASRHESAEIFVVCQGFLAPDKVDSKFFDPKFAFKEVEVQAKTVTELVTKKKPKAEGYAEGDLTLYHRTSVTDFLRAANPVDFLSKASEISLDDEELAQHPATTEDIQACCQDIKVLGRKELRSLLNWRTKLRRYMAKKLKEQAKALDISLSSGEEEEEEGEEESKAGTGQQLSKEDEEEEQLNRTLAEMKAQEVADLKRKKKKLLREQRKQRERVELKMDLPGVSIADEGETGMFSLRTIRGHQLLEAVTQGDMSAADTFLSDLPRDDIYVSDVEDDDDDASLESDLDPEELAGVGGSQHLKDQKRVRFAEVEDDNKEEEEENPLLIPLEEKTVAQEEQASLWFSKDGFSGIEDDADAALEIRQAQLLSESRREARRQEPPPPPSLKTEKKPPQHRDEDSKGPEALAAAKTAPGPGEEGDGSSDSDSDSSSDEESWEPKRGKKRSCRPKSDDDGFEIVPIEDPAKHRVLDPEGLALGALIASSKKAKRDLIDDSFSRYAFNEEEGELPEWFVQEEKQHRLRQLPVDKEEVEHYRRRWREINARPIKKVAEAKARKKRRMLKKLEQTKKKAEAVVNTVDISEREKVAQLRSLYKKAGLGKEKRQVTYVVAKKGVGRKVRRPAGVRGHFKVVDSRMKKDQRAQQRKEQKKKHRRK; from the exons ATGGGCAAGAAGGGCAAGGTCGGGAAGAGCCGGCGGGACAAGTTCTATCACCTGGCGAAGGAGACCG GTTACCGCTCCCGTTCCGCTTTCAAGCTGATCCAGTTGAATCGCCGCTTTCAGTTCCTGCAGAAAGCTCGAGCCTTGCTGGACCTGTGTGCTGCGCCAGGGGGATG GTTGCAGGTGGCTGCTAAGTTTATGCCTGTATCCAGCCTTATTGTAG GAGTGGACCTGGTTCCAATCAAGCCTCTTCCCAATGTGGTGACACTCCAGGAGGACATCACGACAGAACGCTGTAGACAG gcCCTGAGAAAGGAACTGAAGACCTGGAAAGTTGATGTTGTGCTCAATGATGGGGCCCCCAACGTTGGGTCTAGCTGGGTCCATGATGCTTACTCACAAG CCCATTTGACACTGATGGCTCTGCGTTTGGCTTGTGATTTTCTGGCCCGTGGAGGATGCTTTATCACAAAGGTTTTTCGTTCCCGTGACTATCAGCCTCTACTGTGGATCTTTCAGCAACTCTTCCGCCGTGTCCAGGCCACTAAGCCCCAAGCCTCTCGACACGAATCTGCAGAGATCTTTGTTGTTTGCCAAG GATTCCTGGCTCCTGACAAGGTTGACAGTAAATTCTTTGACCCCAAGTTTGCCTTCAAGGAGGTCGAAGTTCAGGCCAAGACTGTTACTGAGCTGGTGACTAAGAAGAAGCCAAAG GCTGAGGGTTACGCTGAGGGCGATCTCACACTCTACCACCGTACTTCAGTCACTGACTTCCTCCGAGCTGCCAACCCGGTTGACTTCCTCTCGAAAGCCAGCGAA ATCTCACTGGATGATGAAGAGTTGGCCCAGCATCCAGCTACCACTGAGGACATCCAGGCGTGCTGTCAGGATATCAAAGTGCTGGGGCGCAAGGAGCTCAG GTCCCTCCTGAACTGGAGAACAAAGCTCCGGCGATACATGGCTAAGAAGCTGAAGGAGCAAGCGAAGGCCCTGGACATCAG CCTCAGTtcgggagaggaagaggaggaagagggtgaggaGGAGTCTAAGGCTGGAACTGGGCAGCAGCTCTCTAAGGAGGACGAAGAGGAGGAACAATTAAACCGGACCCTGGCGGAGATGAAGGCGCAGGAGGTGGCCGACTTAAAGAG gaagaagaagaagctgctGCGTGAGCAGAGGAAACAGCGGGAGCGTGTGGAGCTGAAGATGGATCTTCCCGGGGTTTCTATTGCAGATGAGGGGGAGACTGGCATGTTCTCCCTGCGCACCATCCGGGGTCACCAG CTGTTGGAGGCGGTCACCCAAGGGGATATGAGCGCTGCAGACACGTTTCTGTCCGATCTGCCAAGAGATGACATCTACGTGTCCGATGTTGAGGACGACGACGACGATGCATCTCTAGAGAGTGACCTGGATCCAGAGGAGCTGGCTGGAGTTGGAGGATCTCAGCATCTAAAGGACCAGAAGCG TGTACGATTTGCTGAAGTAGAAGATGATaacaaagaagaggaggaagagaatccACTGCTGATACCGCTGGAGGAAAAGACGGTAGCGCAGGAAGAACAGGCCAGTCTGTGGTTCTCTAAG GACGGCTTCAGTGGGATCGAGGACGATGCCGACGCGGCGCTGGAGATCCGGCAGGCCCAGCTCCTGTCTGAGAGCCGTCGGGAGGCACGACGGCAGGAGCCCCCCCCGCCTCCCAGTCTGAAGACTGAGAAGAAACCTCCCCAGCACCGGGACGAAGACTCCAAGGGGCCAGAGGCTCTAGCAGCAGCCAAGACGGCCCCTGGGCCCGGCGAGGAAGGGGACGGCAGCTCGGACAGCGACAGCGACAGCAGCAGCGACGAAGAAAG TTGGGAACCCAAGCGCGGGAAGAAGCGAAGCTGCAGGCCTAAGTCCGATGACGACGGGTTTGAGATTGTGCCTATCGAGGACCCAG CGAAACATCGGGTACTAGATCCTGAAGGCCTGGCCCTAGGTGCTCTCATTGCCTCTTCCAAAAAGGCCAAGCGGGATCTCATAGATGACTCCTTCAGCAG GTACGCATTTaatgaggaggagggggagcttCCTGAGTGGTTTGTGCAAGAGGAGAAGCAGCACAGGCTCCGGCAGCTGCCTGTTGACAAGGAGGAGGTGGAACACTACCGCAGACGCTGGCGGGAGATCAACGCGCGGCCCATCAAGAAAGTAGCTGAGGCGAAGGCCAGAAAGAAACGCAGG atgcTTAAGAAGCTggagcaaaccaagaaaaaggcagaggctgtggTGAACACCGTGGACATCTCAGAACGCGAGAAAGTAGCTCAGCTTCGGAG TCTCTACAAGAAGGCCGGGCTCGGCAAGGAGAAACGCCAAGTCACCTACGTGGTAGCCAAAAAGGGCGTGGGCCGCAAAGTGCGCCGGCCAGCCGGGGTCCGAGGCCACTTCAAGGTGGTGGACTCAAGGATGAAGAAGGACCAAagagcacagcaaaggaaagagcagaagaaaaaacacagacGGAAGTGA